A stretch of DNA from Pseudomonadales bacterium:
CCGCACCTGGTCCGGCACCCACCACATATAATTTTTTCATATCAACACTCTATTTAGCCGTTAGGCAAACCATAAGCACGTGCTATGGCACAGGTTGCCTGACGATTTTTAATTTTTTTGACTATCAACTCAGCCGATTGCGGCGGCTGCGCCACTGACGGCAGCAGACTATTTGCCTGAGACTGCGCAGCAAATAAGGCAGCCGACTCGGCTACACCGTACACCCCTACAGTTTTATACACATAGTCTGATCGTGTGCTTAGCCATGGCTCCATCTGACTAAGCTGGTCAACCGAATAGGTTGCAAAAGGCAGCTGCCAATGCTGCGCTAGGGCGAGCATGCCTAGCTCATCCGCTTTAAGATCAATACTGTTGAGACTGTGAATATCGCTGATACTCAAATCTGCGCTTGCAAGCGCCTGCATAGCAAGCTCAGCCAGCACCGTATCAGGACAGCCGCGCTCACAGCCTAAACCCAAGGTGTAAACCGGTTTCACATAGCTGTTGGCAGTTGTTAACACCAGCTGCGAATCAAGCCCTTGAGCCAGCTGTCTTGCCAATTCATTTGCACCACCTTCATGCCCCGACAGGATCGGAATCACAAACTGACCTAACTCATCCAGCAATATTACCGGCGGATCTTGATGCTTATCAGCTAACACTGGCGCTAGAGTACGCATCGCAATACCGCTGGCACAAATCATAATTAAACTATCACCGGCAGCAAAGGCAGCTTGCACCTCGGCCTGAAAAGGCTTGGGCTTAAACATAATGCTCGCTTCAGGCATCAGCTGCTGAATGCGTTGCGCTAAGGCAAGCCCAAGATCGGTTAAGGCAATAATGCGGGTAGCGCCAGATCGCATTAGCTTCGATCTCGCTCGTTACGGGTCACCACAAACAAGGAGAAATAAGGCCCTGCTTCACCGTCAAGTTGATCGACATTGGTTTCAAGCACCTGACCATCCCGACCAATATAGGCCAGATATT
This window harbors:
- a CDS encoding cobalamin biosynthesis protein, which translates into the protein MRSGATRIIALTDLGLALAQRIQQLMPEASIMFKPKPFQAEVQAAFAAGDSLIMICASGIAMRTLAPVLADKHQDPPVILLDELGQFVIPILSGHEGGANELARQLAQGLDSQLVLTTANSYVKPVYTLGLGCERGCPDTVLAELAMQALASADLSISDIHSLNSIDLKADELGMLALAQHWQLPFATYSVDQLSQMEPWLSTRSDYVYKTVGVYGVAESAALFAAQSQANSLLPSVAQPPQSAELIVKKIKNRQATCAIARAYGLPNG